In Cupriavidus basilensis, one genomic interval encodes:
- a CDS encoding YceI family protein translates to MKRIPRPSALLMAATLATAGIAANYAWAQVDAAKSSVTATARQIGVPMEGKFKKFDATVAFDPAKLATSSAKVEIDVSSFEIGDAETTKEVKGRDWFDAAKYPKAVFQSTSIKAGAAGKYEVAGKLTIKGKTQDVVIPASYRQDAGGQVFEGVLPIKRTVYNIGDGEWKDTSVVADDVQIKFRIVTLAKK, encoded by the coding sequence ATGAAACGCATTCCCCGCCCGAGCGCGCTCCTGATGGCAGCCACGCTGGCCACCGCCGGCATCGCAGCCAACTACGCCTGGGCCCAGGTCGACGCGGCCAAGAGCTCGGTCACCGCGACGGCCCGCCAGATCGGCGTGCCGATGGAGGGCAAGTTCAAGAAATTCGACGCCACCGTCGCGTTCGATCCCGCCAAGCTGGCAACATCCTCGGCCAAGGTCGAGATCGACGTGTCCAGCTTCGAGATCGGCGACGCCGAGACCACCAAGGAGGTCAAGGGACGCGACTGGTTCGACGCGGCCAAGTACCCCAAGGCGGTGTTCCAGTCGACCAGCATCAAGGCCGGCGCCGCCGGCAAGTATGAGGTGGCAGGCAAGCTCACCATCAAAGGCAAGACCCAGGACGTCGTGATTCCGGCAAGCTATCGCCAGGATGCCGGTGGCCAGGTGTTTGAAGGCGTGCTGCCGATCAAGCGTACCGTGTACAACATCGGCGACGGCGAATGGAAGGACACTTCCGTCGTGGCCGACGATGTCCAGATCAAATTCCGTATCGTGACCTTGGCCAAGAAGTAA
- a CDS encoding cytochrome b — MHSQAKAGAHAGAAAAPQPTSAYGATAIGLHWIIALLIFAAFGLGLYMTSIPGLSMLKLKLFSWHKWIGVTVFAIAVLRVLWRATHRAPAPAAGTPAWQAKAAHAAHLLLYALIVVVPITGYLYSSASGVPVVYLGIWQLPALIEKSDALKEILKLVHIWLNYLMAVIVVVHAAAAIKHQFIERDGTLARMLPFLK; from the coding sequence ATGCATTCCCAAGCCAAAGCCGGCGCCCACGCCGGCGCTGCCGCAGCGCCGCAGCCGACGTCCGCCTATGGAGCCACGGCGATCGGCCTGCACTGGATCATCGCGCTGCTGATCTTCGCCGCCTTCGGGCTGGGCCTGTACATGACCAGCATCCCGGGCTTGTCGATGCTCAAGCTCAAGCTGTTTTCCTGGCACAAGTGGATCGGCGTGACCGTCTTTGCCATCGCGGTGCTGCGCGTGCTGTGGCGCGCCACCCACCGCGCGCCGGCACCGGCCGCGGGCACTCCGGCCTGGCAGGCCAAGGCCGCGCACGCGGCGCACCTGCTGCTCTACGCGCTGATCGTGGTGGTGCCCATCACGGGCTACCTGTACAGCTCGGCTTCAGGGGTTCCCGTGGTCTACCTGGGCATCTGGCAGCTGCCCGCGCTGATCGAGAAGAGCGATGCGCTCAAGGAAATCCTCAAGCTGGTCCACATCTGGCTGAACTACCTGATGGCCGTGATCGTCGTAGTGCATGCGGCGGCTGCCATCAAGCATCAGTTCATCGAACGCGATGGCACGCTGGCGCGCATGCTGCCGTTCCTCAAGTAA